A portion of the Adhaeribacter radiodurans genome contains these proteins:
- a CDS encoding non-canonical purine NTP diphosphatase, whose product MLTICFASNNAHKLAEIREILGEQFDIKSLEDIGCREELPEEQTTLEGNSQQKAEYVWQNYNVNCFADDTGLEVLALNMEPGVYSARYAGPQRSSQDNIQLLLQNLAGKENRSAQFRTSITLILDNNLFQFDGVVQGHITEEPRGSQGFGYDPVFIPEGYSQTFAEMDSAEKNRISHRGRAVQQLAEYLQAALTNPKPLGERP is encoded by the coding sequence ATGCTCACTATTTGTTTTGCCAGCAACAACGCACATAAGCTCGCTGAAATCAGAGAAATTTTGGGCGAACAGTTTGATATTAAAAGTTTAGAAGATATTGGCTGCCGCGAAGAACTCCCCGAAGAACAAACCACTTTAGAAGGCAACTCCCAGCAAAAAGCAGAATATGTATGGCAAAATTACAACGTTAACTGCTTTGCTGACGATACTGGTCTGGAAGTGCTGGCCCTTAATATGGAGCCTGGAGTGTATTCGGCGCGTTATGCTGGGCCGCAGCGGAGCAGCCAGGATAATATTCAATTACTTTTACAAAATCTGGCGGGTAAAGAAAACCGGTCAGCCCAATTCCGGACTTCTATTACTTTAATTTTAGATAATAATTTGTTTCAGTTTGATGGTGTAGTACAAGGTCATATAACAGAAGAACCCAGAGGAAGTCAAGGTTTTGGTTACGACCCGGTATTTATTCCGGAGGGCTACTCCCAAACCTTTGCCGAAATGGATTCTGCTGAAAAAAACCGCATTAGCCACCGGGGCCGGGCAGTACAGCAACTGGCAGAATATTTACAGGCAGCATTAACCAATCCTAAGCCATTAGGCGAAAGACCATAA
- a CDS encoding DNA polymerase III subunit, translating to MFFSEIEGHDETKQLLVNSVQNQHVAHAQLFVGPGGSASLALALAYATYLNCENKQPTDACGTCASCSKINKLIHPDVNFVMPVTTTKSQPKDVLSQKFLTEWREFVLTNPYQTLNDWMQFIGAENKQGNISKDESRQLVKFASLKAFEATFKIILIWLPELMHPAAANALLKLLEEPPANTIFLLVANSADKLLATILSRTQMVKVRAFTDEEIITYLTRKGLADESKAQQITLLAEGNLQVAMQLSTEMTNDYFDFFVKWMRHCYANKFGDVVELSEDFQKMGRENQKNFLHYALSSLRKVLLYGINPELISFIPPTESDFIQRFSKIVREANAPLLTEELNQAHYHIERNANPKMVFIDSSIQIARYLKLQN from the coding sequence ATGTTTTTTTCTGAGATAGAAGGGCACGACGAAACAAAGCAATTACTGGTAAATTCGGTGCAAAACCAACACGTGGCACATGCCCAATTGTTTGTGGGGCCGGGAGGCAGTGCTAGTTTGGCTTTAGCTTTGGCTTATGCGACCTACCTGAATTGCGAAAACAAACAACCCACCGATGCTTGTGGTACTTGCGCCAGTTGCAGTAAAATAAATAAGCTAATTCACCCGGATGTTAATTTTGTAATGCCGGTAACTACTACCAAATCGCAGCCAAAAGATGTTTTAAGTCAAAAATTTTTAACCGAATGGCGGGAGTTTGTATTAACCAATCCGTACCAAACGCTAAATGATTGGATGCAGTTTATTGGTGCCGAGAACAAGCAAGGAAATATTTCGAAAGACGAGAGCCGGCAATTAGTAAAATTTGCTTCTTTGAAGGCCTTTGAAGCCACCTTTAAAATCATTTTGATTTGGCTACCCGAATTAATGCACCCGGCCGCAGCTAACGCTTTGTTAAAGCTCCTGGAAGAACCACCAGCTAACACTATTTTTTTGCTGGTAGCCAACAGTGCAGATAAACTCCTCGCCACTATTTTATCCCGAACCCAAATGGTAAAAGTACGCGCTTTTACCGACGAAGAAATTATTACTTATCTTACCCGGAAGGGTTTAGCAGATGAATCAAAGGCGCAACAAATTACGTTGTTGGCCGAGGGCAATTTACAGGTAGCTATGCAGCTTAGCACCGAAATGACGAACGATTACTTCGATTTTTTTGTAAAATGGATGCGTCATTGTTACGCCAATAAATTTGGTGATGTAGTAGAGTTAAGCGAAGATTTTCAGAAGATGGGCCGCGAAAACCAGAAAAACTTTTTGCATTATGCTTTAAGTAGCCTACGTAAAGTACTGCTCTACGGCATTAATCCGGAGTTGATTTCTTTTATTCCGCCAACCGAAAGTGATTTTATTCAAAGATTTTCGAAAATTGTGCGCGAAGCAAATGCGCCGCTTTTAACCGAAGAGTTAAACCAGGCGCATTACCACATTGAGCGGAATGCTAACCCCAAAATGGTTTTCATTGATTCTTCCATTCAAATTGCCCGTTATTTAAAATTACAGAATTAA
- a CDS encoding glycosyltransferase family 39 protein, which translates to MFTKTDQLFRPILLFLVIFKFTLAFFSVHPAYQLQRDEYLYLDEANHLAWGFVEVPPALAVQAWITKALGNYWFLVRFWPALFGAITMWVIGLTVKRLGGSSFALALVGIGFLASAYLRINILFQPNALEFLFWSVYLYLLICYIQQPKASYLYLLGVAIGLGLLNKYSVIFFLAGTCLALLLSPQRTIFRQKHFYGALLIAVIILLPNLIWQVQHNIPFWQHMQELKKTQLDLVKPKDFLLDQLLMNFPALFIWLAGLLALFFTKWARPYRLIGWIYLSVIAIFLLLHGKSYYALGLYPILLAFGGVAWEQLLTQKWQRQLKPVLLLLPLILVAPLVPLLLPILSPKATAQYCQKFKATGILRWEDGQDHLLPQDYADMLGWSEMARLVRKAYTTIPMAERAETIIWCDNYGEAGAVNFYNLPYNLPRAHSTSASYALWFPPLVNPKILILVSENAPTELQAHFKSVQIIGRLNNPLYRENNTHVSILRQPNATILQSWNAEITAEKQKFGVK; encoded by the coding sequence ATGTTTACGAAAACCGACCAACTTTTCCGGCCTATCCTCCTGTTTCTGGTAATTTTTAAATTTACGTTAGCTTTTTTTTCGGTACATCCGGCTTACCAATTACAACGCGACGAGTATTTGTATTTAGATGAAGCAAACCACCTGGCATGGGGATTTGTGGAAGTACCACCCGCCTTGGCCGTACAAGCTTGGATTACAAAAGCCCTCGGCAATTATTGGTTTCTGGTTAGGTTCTGGCCCGCTTTGTTTGGGGCTATAACTATGTGGGTAATTGGCTTAACGGTAAAGCGGCTAGGCGGCAGTAGTTTTGCCTTGGCATTGGTTGGAATTGGCTTTTTAGCTTCGGCCTATTTACGAATTAATATTTTATTTCAGCCGAACGCGCTTGAGTTTTTGTTTTGGTCCGTTTATCTTTACTTGTTAATCTGCTATATTCAGCAACCTAAAGCTTCTTATCTGTACCTTCTAGGAGTAGCTATTGGGTTAGGTTTGCTCAATAAATATTCCGTTATCTTCTTCTTAGCGGGTACTTGTCTAGCGCTGCTGCTTTCGCCCCAACGAACTATATTCCGGCAAAAGCATTTCTACGGAGCCCTTCTTATTGCTGTAATAATATTATTACCAAATTTAATCTGGCAAGTGCAGCATAATATCCCCTTTTGGCAGCACATGCAAGAATTAAAGAAAACGCAATTAGATCTGGTAAAACCCAAAGATTTCCTGCTGGATCAATTACTAATGAATTTTCCGGCCTTGTTTATCTGGTTAGCCGGTTTACTAGCTTTATTTTTTACTAAATGGGCTCGTCCTTACCGTTTAATTGGGTGGATCTACTTAAGCGTGATCGCTATTTTTCTCTTGTTACACGGCAAAAGCTACTATGCTCTGGGGTTGTATCCTATTTTATTAGCTTTTGGCGGGGTAGCTTGGGAACAACTTTTAACGCAAAAATGGCAAAGGCAGTTAAAGCCCGTTCTTTTACTTTTACCTCTGATTTTAGTGGCTCCTTTGGTGCCTTTACTCCTTCCTATTTTATCGCCTAAGGCTACTGCCCAATATTGTCAAAAGTTTAAAGCTACTGGTATTTTACGCTGGGAAGATGGTCAGGATCATTTATTGCCTCAGGATTATGCCGATATGCTCGGCTGGTCGGAAATGGCCAGATTAGTGCGAAAAGCTTACACTACCATTCCAATGGCGGAACGGGCTGAAACAATTATTTGGTGCGATAATTACGGCGAAGCTGGGGCAGTAAATTTTTATAATTTGCCTTATAACTTGCCACGGGCTCACAGCACTAGTGCCAGCTATGCGCTTTGGTTTCCCCCGTTGGTAAATCCGAAAATATTGATTTTAGTAAGTGAGAATGCCCCTACCGAGTTACAAGCTCATTTTAAATCTGTTCAGATAATTGGCCGTTTAAATAATCCTTTGTATCGCGAAAACAATACTCATGTAAGTATTTTACGCCAGCCAAATGCTACAATTCTCCAAAGCTGGAATGCCGAAATTACCGCAGAAAAGCAAAAATTTGGCGTAAAATAG
- a CDS encoding alpha/beta hydrolase yields MQKEQPQIYLIPGLGADARMFQFLQLDAEKFKIVILEWLSPYTNEPLAMYASRMAAQIKVNTQPIILVGVSFGGMIAVEISKFFSTAHVILISSIKTHTELPFYLRFFGQLEIHKYLPLHWAKKLPWFYNWVFGAKTIREKKLLNQIIQDTDISFVKWAFTAIANWQNQTRITNLVHLHGDQDKIFPLAYIKEPVVYPGTHLIIFSATNELSLFITQKANQIFY; encoded by the coding sequence TTGCAAAAAGAACAGCCCCAAATTTATCTTATCCCCGGCTTAGGGGCAGATGCCCGCATGTTTCAGTTTTTGCAACTAGATGCCGAGAAGTTTAAAATAGTAATTCTGGAATGGCTATCCCCTTACACAAACGAGCCCTTAGCTATGTATGCGTCGCGCATGGCTGCTCAAATAAAAGTTAATACCCAACCAATTATATTAGTAGGAGTTTCGTTTGGCGGTATGATAGCAGTGGAAATAAGTAAATTTTTTTCTACAGCGCATGTAATTTTAATTTCGAGTATTAAAACTCACACCGAATTACCTTTTTACTTACGATTCTTTGGCCAACTGGAAATACATAAATACTTACCATTGCATTGGGCGAAAAAGCTGCCTTGGTTTTATAACTGGGTATTCGGTGCAAAAACCATAAGGGAGAAAAAGCTTCTTAATCAAATTATTCAAGATACGGATATTTCGTTTGTGAAATGGGCGTTTACTGCTATTGCAAACTGGCAAAATCAAACCCGAATTACTAATCTGGTTCATCTGCACGGTGATCAGGACAAAATATTTCCGTTAGCTTACATTAAAGAGCCGGTAGTTTACCCGGGTACTCATTTAATTATCTTTAGTGCGACAAATGAACTAAGTTTGTTTATCACTCAAAAAGCAAATCAAATTTTTTATTAA
- a CDS encoding GlmU family protein — protein MNIILFDDKNIRPNLLPLTFTRPVAEIRVGILTIAEKWQKFTGQPVSYLTQPYLQKKYSCNAELTANIYINGAVCPNADLLKSLKKLKPGKALFKNNVLLAFHGNEQVFETLADFYNFSNAVPKTFEEEVTIIQEVWEIFTRNGQQIKADFNLITKGRQSCPVTDPHTVVYAPENIFLEEGVKLRSVVLNAESGPIYLGKNCEVQEGAVIRGAFALGEGSMLNMGARMRGDITIGPFCKVGGEISNSVIFGNSNKSHDGFLGNSVLGEWVNLGADTNTSNMKNNYADVKLWNYAKGGMKNTGLQFCGTIMGDHTKCGINTMLNTGTVTGVSANVFGAGYPRNFIPSFTWGGAPGMETYQLPKFFESAARALERRQRVLDEVEKSILSNVYEQTKEYRTWEKA, from the coding sequence ATGAACATTATTCTTTTCGACGATAAGAACATTCGTCCGAACTTGTTGCCACTTACTTTTACCCGTCCCGTAGCTGAAATACGCGTTGGAATTTTAACTATCGCCGAAAAATGGCAGAAGTTCACCGGTCAACCTGTTTCGTACTTAACGCAACCGTATCTGCAAAAAAAGTACTCGTGCAATGCCGAACTCACCGCTAATATTTACATTAACGGCGCTGTTTGTCCAAACGCCGATTTGCTTAAATCGCTTAAAAAGCTGAAACCCGGTAAAGCGTTATTTAAAAACAACGTTTTATTAGCTTTTCACGGCAACGAACAGGTGTTTGAAACTTTAGCTGATTTTTATAATTTCAGCAATGCAGTACCTAAAACTTTTGAAGAAGAAGTAACCATTATTCAGGAAGTTTGGGAAATATTTACCCGGAATGGCCAACAAATAAAAGCTGATTTTAATTTAATTACGAAAGGCCGGCAAAGTTGCCCTGTAACAGATCCGCATACGGTGGTATATGCGCCCGAAAATATTTTTTTAGAAGAAGGAGTAAAGTTACGGTCAGTGGTATTAAATGCAGAAAGCGGGCCCATTTATTTAGGTAAGAATTGCGAAGTGCAGGAAGGTGCTGTAATACGGGGTGCTTTTGCTTTGGGTGAAGGTAGTATGTTAAATATGGGGGCCAGAATGCGGGGCGATATTACCATTGGACCTTTTTGCAAAGTAGGCGGCGAAATTAGTAATTCAGTTATTTTTGGCAACTCCAATAAAAGCCACGATGGGTTTTTAGGTAATTCGGTACTTGGTGAATGGGTTAATTTAGGGGCCGATACCAATACTTCTAACATGAAAAATAACTACGCCGATGTAAAGCTCTGGAATTACGCTAAAGGCGGTATGAAAAATACGGGTCTTCAGTTTTGCGGAACTATTATGGGCGACCATACCAAATGTGGTATTAATACCATGCTTAATACGGGTACTGTAACAGGGGTAAGTGCGAATGTATTTGGGGCAGGTTATCCGCGCAATTTTATTCCTTCGTTTACTTGGGGTGGTGCTCCTGGTATGGAAACGTACCAGCTACCCAAATTTTTTGAATCTGCGGCACGTGCTTTGGAACGGCGTCAGCGCGTACTCGACGAAGTTGAAAAAAGTATTTTAAGCAACGTATACGAACAAACAAAAGAATACCGTACCTGGGAAAAAGCTTAA
- a CDS encoding type B 50S ribosomal protein L31, whose translation MKKDIHPTYREVVFQDTSSDFKFITRSTMTSNETITMEDGKSYPVIKVEVSSASHPFYTGKNIFVDTAGRVEKFQKRYAKR comes from the coding sequence ATGAAAAAAGATATTCATCCCACATACAGAGAGGTAGTGTTTCAGGATACATCCAGCGATTTTAAATTTATTACCCGCTCTACCATGACCTCCAACGAAACTATTACCATGGAAGATGGTAAAAGCTACCCGGTAATTAAAGTAGAGGTATCTTCGGCATCGCACCCATTTTATACTGGTAAAAACATTTTTGTGGATACTGCCGGTCGGGTGGAGAAATTCCAGAAACGTTACGCCAAGAGATAA
- the tgt gene encoding tRNA guanosine(34) transglycosylase Tgt has translation MTFTLTAHDKETKARAGTLTTDHGVIQTPIFMPVGTAGTVKAVHQREIKEDIQAQIILGNTYHLYLRPGLNTLEQAGGLHKFNGWDKPILTDSGGYQVYSLSGTRKIVEEGVKFKSHIDGSTHFFSPENVMDIQRTIGADIIMAFDECTPYPCEYNYARKSMDMTHRWLQRCCERFDATEGKYGYEQNLFPIVQGSTYKDLRQKSAETIASFNRAGNAIGGLSVGEPAEMMYEMTELVCDILPADKPRYLMGVGTPANILENIALGVDMFDCVLPTRNARNGMLFTTQGIINIRNEKWKNDFSPIDETLGGYASTFYTKAYLRHLVHSGEMLGAQISSVHNLTFYLWLVKQAREQILAGTFRAWKNKMVKDLMVRL, from the coding sequence ATGACATTTACTTTAACTGCTCACGATAAAGAAACCAAAGCCCGGGCGGGCACGCTTACTACGGATCATGGCGTTATTCAAACGCCAATATTTATGCCGGTTGGTACCGCTGGTACGGTAAAAGCGGTGCACCAGCGCGAAATAAAAGAAGATATTCAAGCCCAAATTATTCTAGGGAATACCTACCATTTGTATTTACGTCCTGGGCTAAATACTTTAGAGCAAGCCGGTGGATTACATAAATTTAACGGCTGGGACAAACCCATTTTAACGGATAGCGGCGGTTACCAGGTTTATTCGCTTTCGGGTACACGCAAAATTGTAGAAGAAGGAGTAAAATTTAAATCCCACATCGACGGCTCCACCCATTTCTTTTCGCCAGAAAACGTGATGGATATCCAGCGTACCATCGGCGCCGATATTATTATGGCGTTTGATGAGTGTACCCCTTACCCTTGCGAGTACAACTATGCCCGTAAATCCATGGACATGACCCACCGTTGGCTGCAACGCTGCTGCGAACGCTTCGATGCTACCGAAGGTAAATACGGTTACGAGCAAAACCTTTTCCCAATTGTACAGGGCAGCACCTATAAAGATCTGCGTCAGAAATCGGCCGAAACAATTGCTTCCTTTAATCGGGCGGGCAATGCCATTGGTGGCTTATCGGTGGGTGAACCAGCCGAAATGATGTACGAAATGACGGAGTTGGTTTGTGACATTTTACCCGCGGACAAGCCTCGATACCTCATGGGCGTAGGCACGCCAGCTAATATACTGGAAAATATTGCCCTAGGTGTAGATATGTTCGATTGCGTACTACCTACCCGTAACGCTCGTAATGGCATGTTATTTACCACTCAAGGTATTATTAACATTCGGAACGAAAAATGGAAAAACGATTTCTCCCCGATTGATGAAACACTTGGAGGCTACGCCAGCACATTTTACACCAAAGCGTATTTACGGCACTTGGTACATAGCGGCGAAATGCTGGGCGCTCAGATTTCCAGCGTCCATAATTTAACTTTTTACCTTTGGCTGGTTAAACAAGCCCGCGAACAGATCCTGGCCGGAACTTTCCGGGCCTGGAAAAATAAAATGGTAAAAGATTTAATGGTGCGGTTGTAG
- a CDS encoding phosphoribosyltransferase family protein has protein sequence MSFSPSSRILTRQEIMQKIKRMAFEIYEKNFEESSLYLAGIHENGYKLAELLAAELGRISPLTIQLLGITLDKIHPLSQPIVLDPANPHLEGQVVILVDDVLNSGKTMAYSFQLFLKTEVKKVETATLINRNNTLYPITVTYTGLSLATTLLEHIRVVLTDDESYGAYLI, from the coding sequence ATGAGTTTTAGTCCTAGTTCCCGCATTTTAACGCGTCAGGAGATTATGCAAAAAATTAAACGCATGGCTTTTGAGATTTACGAGAAAAACTTTGAAGAATCATCGCTTTATTTAGCTGGCATCCACGAAAACGGCTATAAACTGGCCGAACTGCTAGCTGCAGAATTAGGCCGGATTTCTCCGCTTACTATTCAGTTGTTGGGTATTACTTTAGACAAAATTCATCCATTGAGTCAGCCTATTGTACTAGACCCTGCTAATCCTCACCTGGAAGGACAAGTTGTTATTTTAGTAGACGATGTGCTCAACTCCGGGAAAACCATGGCTTATAGCTTCCAACTGTTTTTAAAAACCGAGGTCAAGAAAGTAGAAACAGCCACGCTCATTAACCGGAATAATACTTTGTACCCAATAACGGTTACTTACACAGGCTTATCCTTGGCTACTACTTTACTGGAACATATTCGGGTAGTTTTAACAGACGACGAGTCCTACGGTGCTTATTTGATTTAG
- the ispE gene encoding 4-(cytidine 5'-diphospho)-2-C-methyl-D-erythritol kinase: protein MIVFPNAKINIGLHVVSRRPDGFRNLESCFYPVNWCDALEIVPADETRFTSSGLSIPGEANKNLCLKAYELLRQDFTLPSVHIHLHKNIPIGAGMGGGSADAAFTLKLINDLFTLKIAVSDLENYARSLGSDCAFFIQNKPIFAVEKGDIFEPLDLNLSGYQIVLIYPDLHITTAEAYQKVIPQIPVEDLRSVLQQPVSSWKNRVKNDFEQALFPSYPVLPQLKSYLYQKGALYASMTGSGSAVFGIFSPDFSQKLTMPGTTYPIWQGTL from the coding sequence ATGATTGTTTTCCCGAACGCTAAAATAAATATAGGTTTGCACGTAGTCAGTCGCCGACCCGATGGTTTCCGGAACCTGGAATCGTGTTTTTATCCGGTTAATTGGTGCGATGCTTTAGAAATAGTGCCAGCCGATGAAACACGTTTTACTTCTTCCGGCCTTTCTATTCCGGGCGAAGCAAATAAAAATCTGTGCCTGAAAGCGTACGAATTGCTACGTCAGGATTTTACTTTGCCCTCGGTACATATCCATTTACACAAAAATATACCTATTGGTGCTGGCATGGGAGGGGGCTCTGCCGATGCAGCTTTTACTTTAAAATTAATAAATGATTTATTTACGCTGAAAATAGCCGTATCCGATTTAGAGAACTACGCGCGTTCTTTAGGAAGCGACTGCGCTTTTTTTATTCAGAATAAACCAATTTTTGCTGTAGAAAAAGGCGATATTTTTGAACCGCTCGATTTAAATTTAAGTGGCTATCAAATAGTACTTATTTATCCGGATTTACATATTACCACGGCCGAAGCTTACCAAAAAGTAATACCGCAAATTCCAGTAGAAGACCTGCGAAGCGTACTACAACAACCTGTTTCTTCGTGGAAAAACCGGGTAAAAAATGATTTTGAGCAAGCCTTGTTTCCAAGCTATCCGGTTTTGCCACAGTTAAAAAGTTATTTATACCAAAAAGGTGCGCTATATGCCAGCATGACAGGTTCAGGTTCAGCTGTATTTGGTATTTTTTCGCCGGATTTCTCTCAAAAGTTAACTATGCCCGGCACCACCTATCCCATTTGGCAAGGCACTTTGTAG
- a CDS encoding DMT family transporter, with amino-acid sequence MASFKHYLELHFIVFVWGFTAILGKLISIPAVELVFLRTFIATVALALIIKFTGKSFRIGRGPMIKIIGVGMLISGHWMLFFASARVASVSICLAGMATSSLWTAILEPIFYRKKIKPHEIGLALLIFIGLYLIFQFEFDHALGILMGVGSAMLGATFSIINSRLTRKYSPLNITCYEMAGACLGTALFIPIYQLFLSPDHAVHFTLTLLDWVYLLTLALVCTVYPFTGSVRLMQQIPIFNMNLSINLEPVYGIVFAYFIFGESEHMSGGFYLGALIILFSVFVHPILDRRYESRQLQSALPNGIGGAGHS; translated from the coding sequence ATGGCTTCGTTTAAGCATTATTTAGAGCTGCACTTCATCGTTTTCGTGTGGGGCTTCACTGCTATTTTAGGTAAATTAATTTCTATTCCTGCTGTAGAACTGGTTTTTCTCCGCACTTTTATTGCTACAGTGGCCCTAGCTTTAATTATAAAATTTACGGGTAAATCGTTCCGGATTGGCCGGGGGCCAATGATAAAAATTATTGGCGTAGGAATGCTCATTTCTGGTCATTGGATGCTCTTTTTTGCTTCGGCGCGGGTAGCTTCGGTTTCTATTTGCTTAGCCGGTATGGCAACCAGTAGTCTATGGACGGCTATTTTAGAACCAATATTTTACCGTAAAAAAATTAAACCGCACGAAATTGGTTTAGCCTTACTCATCTTTATAGGCTTGTACCTAATTTTTCAGTTTGAGTTTGATCATGCTTTGGGTATTTTAATGGGAGTAGGCTCGGCAATGTTAGGGGCAACATTTTCCATTATAAATAGCCGGTTAACGCGTAAATATTCGCCTCTTAATATTACGTGTTACGAAATGGCTGGTGCCTGTTTAGGAACCGCTTTATTTATACCCATTTACCAACTTTTTCTTAGTCCGGATCATGCCGTACATTTTACTTTAACCTTGCTGGATTGGGTTTACTTGTTAACGCTGGCCTTGGTATGTACCGTTTATCCGTTTACCGGCTCTGTACGGTTAATGCAACAAATTCCTATTTTTAATATGAACCTAAGTATTAACCTGGAACCAGTTTACGGAATTGTATTTGCCTATTTTATTTTCGGCGAAAGCGAACACATGTCCGGTGGTTTTTACTTAGGCGCTCTTATTATTTTGTTCAGCGTGTTTGTACACCCCATTCTGGACAGGCGATACGAAAGCCGGCAACTACAAAGTGCCTTGCCAAATGGGATAGGTGGTGCCGGGCATAGTTAA
- a CDS encoding LptF/LptG family permease — translation MKLLDKYILKKYLSTFVFVVLILVVIICVIDFTEKNDDFLETNPPFKSIIFDYYLNLIPFYSNMLSPITVFIATVFVTAKLAGRTEIVAILSSGVSFRRMLWPYVMGAIVIGAFTFAMIGWVIPNSNKTRVAFEVKYIKKPYTFEGRNIHFKLNPESYAYIESYNNTANIGYKFTLETIKGNELLAKLTSDAITWDEKKNKWHLDNYVLRKFEGDREITKQYGPIDTTLNLLPKDFASTYRLAETLTLPELNKFINQKKMRGADDTEIYLIEKYERFSYPFAIIILTTIGVILSSRKRRGGIGLQVALGFTLAFIFIIFVIMSRSFAQVGDVSPMLASWIPSIIFTFIGIILYKTVPR, via the coding sequence ATGAAATTATTAGATAAATATATTCTTAAAAAATACCTGAGCACCTTTGTTTTTGTGGTGCTGATATTGGTTGTAATTATCTGCGTGATTGACTTTACGGAAAAAAATGACGATTTTTTAGAAACTAATCCGCCGTTTAAATCTATTATTTTTGATTACTACCTCAACCTTATTCCTTTTTATTCTAACATGCTTAGCCCGATTACGGTGTTTATTGCCACCGTTTTTGTAACGGCTAAGTTGGCTGGTCGTACCGAGATTGTGGCTATTTTAAGCAGCGGCGTAAGTTTCCGGCGCATGTTATGGCCTTACGTAATGGGAGCTATTGTAATCGGAGCTTTTACCTTTGCTATGATCGGGTGGGTTATCCCTAATTCCAACAAAACGCGGGTAGCTTTTGAAGTGAAATACATTAAAAAACCGTACACTTTCGAAGGCCGCAACATTCATTTCAAACTCAATCCCGAATCGTATGCTTACATCGAAAGTTATAATAACACGGCAAACATTGGCTATAAATTTACGCTTGAAACCATTAAAGGCAATGAGTTGCTGGCTAAACTAACTTCTGATGCCATTACCTGGGACGAGAAAAAAAACAAATGGCATTTAGATAATTATGTACTCCGTAAGTTTGAGGGCGATAGGGAAATTACTAAACAATATGGACCAATAGATACCACGCTAAACTTGTTACCCAAAGATTTTGCCAGTACCTACCGCCTGGCCGAAACACTAACTTTACCTGAATTAAACAAGTTCATCAATCAAAAAAAGATGCGGGGTGCCGATGATACGGAAATTTACCTGATTGAAAAATATGAACGGTTTAGTTATCCATTCGCCATTATTATTTTAACAACAATTGGGGTAATTCTAAGCTCCCGGAAAAGGCGTGGTGGTATTGGTCTGCAGGTAGCACTGGGCTTTACGTTGGCCTTTATCTTTATTATTTTTGTTATTATGAGCCGAAGTTTTGCCCAAGTGGGAGATGTCAGTCCTATGTTGGCTTCCTGGATTCCTTCTATCATTTTTACCTTCATCGGCATTATCTTATACAAAACCGTACCCCGCTAA